AAATtctgggataattttgggagcttttcccaaaattccaaggTTGTGGTGGGATCATCCAGGTGATTTTGCCCATTGGGAAGAATCTGGGATATTTCTGGGAGCTTTTCGCAAAATTCCACAGGCACAGTGGGTATTATCCAGGTGGTTTTATCCACTGGAGAAAAGAAATCCAGGATAATTTTGGGatcttttcccaaaattccaaggAATTAtccactggggaaaaaataatccagGATAATTTTGGaatcttttcctgctgctcccagaccTTGGCGGCTCCCCTGGATGTTTTcatcactggaaaaaaatattctgggataattcccgttttttccccagttcttTGAGCCTTTTCCGGTCGTTTTCTGGGAATTCAGGCCTGGATGAAGAcgtcagggctgctcctgatCCTGCTTTTCATCGGGATCACGTTCCCGGCCGCGCCGGGGATGTTGAGGATGAATTAATTCTGTGTTGGGATTCTGGAAGGTTCTGTGGTGGGATTCCCGCGGCTCCAACCGCAGAATTCATCCCAAATTCTCTTTTCCCGCCCTGATTCCTACTGGGAAGGGATTTCCTGCTCTGGGATCAgcctgggaatgggatctggGGGGGTTGGATGGGAGATTCCATGTGGAAATGGGAGACAGGAGCCcttttccagggattttgggaattttgggatgaatcCATGGGCCAGGAGCCCTTTTCCAGGGTTTTTGggaatttgaggaattttgggatgaatcCATCCTTTTGCAGGCtctgaggaatttggggggaattctcTCCCTTTATCCCAGAatcctgtgggatttggggtcaacACTGCCTGAGGGATTTCAGGCCCAATCCCACAGGAAGTTCCTGGAATTCCGTGGAATTCCTGGAGCTGCATCCATGGGCTCACCAACAATTAAATCCCAAAAACGTTACCAGATGTGGCAGGGATCAGGATGAAAAtccagtgggattttttgggatcaGGATGAAAATACAATGGAATTTTTTGGTATCatcatgaaaaaaaacccatcagcAATGACCATTTCaacaaaatcccataaaaactgGGGAATGGGCTCTGGGATgcctgggatggatttgggtGGGCTGAAATTCCTGCTAATTCCGGCTGATCCCGATGATTCCCGCAGGTCCAACCGGGATTGCCAGATTGACCAACACCACCGGAACCAGTGCCAGTACTGCCGCCTCAAGAAGTGCTTCCGAGTGGGCATGAGGAAGGAAGGTAGGGAAAAAATTCCCAAGGAATCCAGGAATTCTGGGAATCCaaggttttgggggaaaaaaccctaattctttcctcttttttgtggattttttttgggatttttgggggatccTTGTGAGGTCAGGATGAAAATCcagtgggattttttaggaTCAGGATGAAAATCCAGAAGGTTTCTTTGGTATTGGGATGAAGATCCAGTAGGACCTGATTGGGGTCAGGATGAAGATCCAGTAGGATCCGTGTGGGATCAGGATAAAAAtctggtgggatttttttgggatcgGGATGAAAACCCTGTAGGATCCATGCAGGATCAGGATGAAGATCCAGTAGGATCTGTGTGGGATCAGGATAAAAATCTGatgagattttttggggtcaGGATGAAAATCTGGTGGGATCTTTTGGGTTTACCATGCAAACCCAGTAGGATCCATGTGGGATCAGGATGAAGATCCATATGGGGTTGGGATAAAAAtgtggtgggattttttgggttggGATGAAAATCTAATGGGACGTTTTGTGCTCACCATGAAAACCCCAACCTTCCTCCCCCTCCAGCCGTGCAGCGGGGCCGAATTCCCCCCAgccactccagcagcagccccaatcccctcccagctggCGACTTCTTCAACGGGCAGCCGGTGTCGGAGCTGATCTCGCAGCTGCTGCGCGCCGAACCCTACCCGGCGGCGCGCTACGGCTCGCAGTAcgcgcagcagcagcagccgccggGCAGCGTCATGGGCATCGACAACATCTGCGAGCTGGCCGCCCGCCTGCTCTTCAGCACAGTGGAGTGGGCGCGGAACATCCCCTTCTTCCCCGAGCTGCCCGTGTCTGACCAGGTGGCCCTGCTGCGGCTGAGCTGGAGCGAGCTGTTCGTGCTGAACGCGGCGCAGTCGGCGCTGCCGCTGCACATGGCGCCGCTGCTGGCGGCCGCCGGCTTCCACGCCTCGCCCATGTCGGCAGAGAGGGTGGTGGCCTTCATGGATCAGATACGGGTCTTCCAGGAGCAGGTGGAGAAGCTCAACCGGCTGCAGGTGGACTCGGCCGAGTACAGCTGCCTCAAGGCCATTGCCCTCTTCACACCcggtgaggggctgggggcgggtGGGAGGGACTGGGGTTTTCctgagggtttttggggttggggATGGGTAGGGAGAGGTTGTTCTGAGGGTTTTtctgagggtttgggggttctgggAGTGAGTAAGGAGaggttttcctgtgtttttccaAGAGCTGGTG
The DNA window shown above is from Ammospiza caudacuta isolate bAmmCau1 chromosome 28, bAmmCau1.pri, whole genome shotgun sequence and carries:
- the NR2F6 gene encoding nuclear receptor subfamily 2 group F member 6 produces the protein MAMVAGAWGEPNGGGAGGTGGGGGGGAEEAASPGGGGSDAEHGEEERPGAGADCVVCGDKSSGKHYGVFTCEGCKSFFKRSIRRNLSYTCRSNRDCQIDQHHRNQCQYCRLKKCFRVGMRKEAVQRGRIPPSHSSSSPNPLPAGDFFNGQPVSELISQLLRAEPYPAARYGSQYAQQQQPPGSVMGIDNICELAARLLFSTVEWARNIPFFPELPVSDQVALLRLSWSELFVLNAAQSALPLHMAPLLAAAGFHASPMSAERVVAFMDQIRVFQEQVEKLNRLQVDSAEYSCLKAIALFTPDACGLSDPAHVETLQEKAQVALTEYERSQFPSQPQRFGRLLLRLPALRAVPAALISQLFFMRLVGKTPIETLIRDMLLSGSTFNWPYGAGQ